One part of the Pseudomonadota bacterium genome encodes these proteins:
- a CDS encoding pyruvate carboxyltransferase, with protein sequence MSSHDLFDVFKRMPKKVNIGDITVRDGFQHEEHFIPTRAKIFYLQEMAFAGIKRMEVTNLGDPRNMPQFEDAEELMKSVHDDLFKKRLAKRGIKHEDIEWTCITIRESAVDRAIEMKKRGYGPDRILMMVSTDEQHHFANSRSTLPQYWREAERCIKKCHDVGIKMCGTVSTIWGSPISGPTKFEDAVEFTRRWLSIGADDIEHADHDGSAPPNKVYRYFSMILDALPNPDLHVAHFHVTRGWGNANVLAALQAGITNFEATIGGTGGQPANFVDGVPGLGTGDYYYKDPNVVGLSVLEDMLVMMDEMGIETGIDIDRILQLGTMMERTVGRRLRSESILNGRIPKHVREDFKRPELSKIKEKNGEKPGQIIPEEWSVEAVVPAEVLQSKN encoded by the coding sequence ATGTCAAGCCACGATCTTTTTGATGTTTTTAAAAGAATGCCGAAAAAAGTCAATATTGGTGATATTACTGTCCGTGACGGATTCCAGCATGAGGAACACTTTATTCCCACCCGGGCCAAAATTTTTTATCTGCAGGAAATGGCATTTGCCGGTATTAAACGGATGGAGGTTACCAATCTGGGCGACCCCAGGAATATGCCTCAGTTTGAAGACGCCGAAGAGTTAATGAAGAGCGTGCATGACGATCTTTTTAAGAAACGTTTGGCCAAGCGTGGAATTAAACATGAAGATATCGAATGGACTTGTATTACCATTCGGGAAAGTGCGGTTGATCGGGCCATCGAGATGAAAAAGCGCGGTTATGGCCCGGATCGTATTCTGATGATGGTTTCGACTGACGAACAGCATCATTTCGCCAATTCCCGTTCAACCTTGCCGCAGTACTGGCGTGAAGCCGAACGCTGCATTAAAAAGTGCCATGATGTCGGAATCAAAATGTGCGGAACTGTCAGTACGATTTGGGGTAGTCCGATTTCCGGGCCGACTAAATTTGAGGACGCGGTTGAGTTTACTCGTCGCTGGCTCAGTATCGGGGCTGATGATATCGAGCATGCTGACCATGATGGATCGGCTCCGCCGAACAAAGTCTATCGCTATTTCTCGATGATTCTGGACGCTCTTCCCAATCCAGATCTTCATGTCGCTCATTTTCATGTCACCCGGGGATGGGGCAACGCCAATGTTTTGGCGGCATTACAGGCGGGAATCACTAACTTTGAAGCAACCATCGGCGGTACTGGTGGCCAGCCGGCTAATTTTGTTGACGGAGTCCCGGGTTTGGGGACCGGAGACTACTACTACAAGGATCCTAATGTGGTTGGTCTTTCCGTTCTTGAAGACATGTTGGTAATGATGGACGAGATGGGAATCGAAACCGGAATTGACATTGACCGGATTCTCCAGCTGGGCACCATGATGGAACGCACGGTTGGTCGTCGCCTGCGTTCGGAATCGATTCTTAATGGCCGCATTCCAAAGCATGTTCGGGAGGATTTTAAACGTCCTGAATTGTCTAAGATCAAGGAGAAAAATGGCGAAAAACCTGGCCAGATTATTCCCGAGGAGTGGTCTGTAGAAGCTGTGGTCCCAGCGGAGGTACTGCAGTCTAAAAATTAA
- a CDS encoding enoyl-CoA hydratase, with product MILSENRDGVLIVTLNRPESMNSLNRELLAALNRLVSGISVDRSVRVVIITGAGEKSFCSGADLKERATMTPIEVKQYIQMIRNTFTMVENLPQPVIAAVNGFAFGGGTELALACDIRIAVSSATMGLTETSLGIIPGAGGTQRLARLLGKGKAKELIFTAHRAKADEALAIGLVNQVAPQGELLDAALNMAAKIKKNAPVALEMAKYAINYGSEVDLGSGLAIESNCYAVTIPTKDRIEGLTAFREKREPVYTGE from the coding sequence GTGATCTTAAGCGAAAACCGTGACGGGGTTTTGATTGTAACTTTAAATCGCCCCGAAAGCATGAACTCTTTGAATCGTGAGCTTCTCGCTGCCCTGAATAGACTGGTAAGTGGGATCAGTGTTGATCGTTCCGTAAGGGTAGTGATCATCACCGGTGCCGGGGAGAAATCTTTTTGCTCCGGCGCTGATCTCAAAGAACGGGCGACCATGACCCCGATCGAGGTTAAACAGTATATTCAGATGATTCGCAACACCTTCACGATGGTCGAAAATCTTCCCCAGCCTGTGATCGCCGCGGTCAATGGTTTTGCTTTCGGAGGAGGAACGGAGCTGGCCCTGGCTTGTGATATCAGGATAGCGGTCTCCAGTGCGACCATGGGTCTGACTGAAACCAGCCTGGGAATTATTCCCGGTGCCGGCGGAACTCAGCGGCTGGCTCGTCTTCTCGGTAAAGGCAAAGCTAAGGAGTTGATTTTCACCGCCCATCGGGCCAAGGCAGATGAAGCTCTGGCTATCGGTCTTGTTAATCAGGTGGCGCCACAAGGTGAACTTCTCGATGCCGCCTTGAATATGGCGGCAAAGATTAAGAAGAATGCCCCGGTGGCCTTAGAAATGGCCAAGTACGCGATAAACTACGGCAGTGAAGTTGATTTAGGTAGCGGCCTGGCTATCGAATCAAATTGCTATGCCGTGACCATCCCGACTAAAGATCGCATTGAAGGTCTGACCGCTTTCAGGGAAAAAAGAGAGCCGGTTTATACTGGCGAATAG
- a CDS encoding hydroxymethylglutaryl-CoA lyase — MDDCFSLMPKKVRLVEVSPRDGWQNQEIFIPTENKVELINRLAACGFKEIEVTSFVNPKSIPQLRDAAEVLQAIDSFPDLVTSVLVPNRRGLTAALASGAGKIVFFISASDTHNKKNLGCSQAETLAEIEAMIKMMPLDRARRVSLSNVFGCPYEGKVDYAAVSSLVGSLFALGFNEITLCDTLGVATPDQVYSHCSRLQEELPEVDFGLHLHDSCGRALACVVAGLQAGIDRYDSAASGLGGCPYAPGAAGNLATEDLLYCLEGMRIETGIDSHALLEVAIRQTQLTYGGHSHMQSFIGACVKR, encoded by the coding sequence ATGGATGACTGTTTTTCCCTGATGCCGAAGAAGGTCCGGTTGGTAGAGGTGTCCCCTCGTGACGGCTGGCAGAATCAGGAAATTTTTATCCCGACTGAAAATAAGGTCGAGCTTATTAATCGTTTGGCGGCCTGTGGATTTAAAGAAATCGAAGTAACTTCTTTTGTCAATCCTAAATCGATACCTCAGCTGCGGGATGCGGCCGAGGTATTGCAAGCCATTGACTCATTCCCTGACCTTGTTACTTCTGTGCTGGTGCCAAATCGTCGGGGGTTGACGGCGGCGCTGGCTTCCGGGGCCGGGAAAATAGTTTTTTTTATCTCGGCCAGCGACACGCATAATAAGAAAAACCTGGGTTGTTCCCAAGCTGAAACCCTGGCTGAGATTGAAGCGATGATTAAGATGATGCCGCTTGACAGAGCTCGCAGGGTGTCTCTTTCCAATGTCTTCGGCTGCCCCTATGAGGGGAAAGTTGACTATGCGGCGGTCAGCTCTCTGGTAGGCTCTTTGTTCGCGCTTGGCTTTAACGAAATAACCCTGTGCGATACCCTCGGGGTGGCTACTCCGGATCAGGTTTATTCTCATTGTTCTCGCCTGCAGGAAGAACTGCCCGAAGTGGATTTTGGTCTTCATTTGCACGATAGTTGCGGTCGGGCCTTGGCTTGCGTGGTCGCCGGTTTACAGGCCGGTATAGATCGTTATGATAGTGCCGCCAGTGGTCTGGGCGGTTGCCCATATGCTCCCGGTGCGGCTGGAAATCTGGCTACCGAAGATCTGCTTTATTGTCTTGAGGGGATGAGGATAGAGACAGGAATTGACAGTCATGCTCTTTTAGAGGTCGCAATTCGGCAAACTCAGCTGACCTATGGGGGGCATAGCCATATGCAATCATTTATCGGAGCCTGTGTAAAAAGATGA
- a CDS encoding acyl-CoA dehydrogenase, protein MALSFDMTEEQEILRKSVRGFAEKEIAPVAQELDRKEEFSLDLTRKMGDLGLFGMFVSPEYGGSGLDYISYIIAVEEIARVDGSQAATVAAGNSLGIGPIYYYGSEEQKQEWLPRLCTGEILAGFGLTEPNAGSDAGNSKTNAILDGDEWVINGSKIFITNASAPNTGVVIVQAVTGKRADGRPEMSCILVPSGTDGMECRPMHGKMMWRASNTTEIYFDNCRVPAKNLLGKRGEGFHQMLATLDGGRLSIGAMGLGGAQGAFEKALRYSQERIQFSRPLFDFQVTQFKLADMAMEIELARNLLYKACWLRSNNRPFSKEAAMGKLYCSEVMSRVVDHAVQIHGGYGLMQEYDVERFYRDQKLLEIGEGTSEVQRLVIARSLM, encoded by the coding sequence ATGGCACTCAGTTTTGATATGACGGAAGAACAGGAAATCCTACGTAAAAGTGTTCGCGGTTTTGCTGAAAAAGAGATCGCCCCGGTGGCCCAGGAGCTTGATCGGAAGGAAGAATTTTCTCTCGATCTGACTCGTAAAATGGGTGATCTCGGACTATTCGGGATGTTTGTCTCCCCTGAGTACGGGGGATCCGGACTGGATTATATTTCATATATTATTGCGGTTGAAGAAATTGCCCGGGTTGATGGTTCTCAGGCAGCTACCGTCGCGGCGGGCAATTCCCTGGGGATCGGACCGATCTATTATTACGGAAGTGAAGAACAAAAGCAGGAATGGTTGCCGAGACTTTGCACAGGCGAGATCCTGGCCGGATTTGGCCTGACCGAACCTAATGCCGGCTCAGATGCCGGCAACTCCAAGACTAACGCCATTCTGGATGGCGACGAGTGGGTGATTAATGGGTCCAAAATTTTTATCACCAATGCTTCCGCCCCCAATACCGGGGTTGTAATCGTTCAGGCTGTTACCGGCAAAAGAGCTGATGGTCGTCCGGAAATGAGCTGTATTCTGGTGCCGTCGGGAACGGATGGCATGGAGTGCAGACCGATGCACGGCAAAATGATGTGGCGTGCATCCAACACGACTGAAATCTATTTTGACAATTGTCGGGTTCCAGCCAAAAATCTTCTGGGTAAACGTGGTGAAGGGTTTCATCAGATGTTGGCCACTCTTGATGGTGGTCGTCTGAGTATCGGAGCCATGGGACTTGGAGGCGCCCAGGGGGCTTTTGAAAAGGCTTTGCGTTATTCTCAGGAAAGAATCCAGTTCAGCCGTCCTTTGTTTGATTTTCAGGTCACGCAGTTTAAATTGGCCGACATGGCGATGGAAATTGAATTAGCCCGCAACCTTCTGTATAAGGCTTGCTGGCTGCGTTCAAACAATCGTCCTTTTTCCAAAGAAGCGGCTATGGGTAAGCTTTACTGTTCGGAAGTAATGAGTCGGGTGGTAGACCATGCGGTCCAGATCCATGGTGGTTATGGTTTGATGCAGGAATATGATGTAGAGCGTTTTTACCGGGATCAGAAATTGCTGGAAATCGGCGAAGGAACCTCGGAAGTGCAGCGTCTGGTGATTGCCAGATCTCTAATGTAG
- a CDS encoding response regulator yields the protein MLAFIFDPNLESAEEIARVISQTGLKTRIIKSLAEFISSLQAEIPKLIICEAIVRGYDDFILLEHIKKDRQLHQIPVIITTSQATRENILRARKLGADGFITKPFDKANLIKQIKLALNIRDLNNTEFTSVQIGKKLGTQHKLSLKTINDERLKSQLMQKIEEIPSLPAIVYKIIALVNSDKSNASDFEAILARDQALTARMLRMANSSFYSLSRKVSSISEAVVYLGHNTIRSLVLGVSTSSIFKHSLPVYDYQRDGLWQHANIVASLSKKIAAAAHLTSEGIENCYVSGLMHDIGKLILGPFIQKESKNLTLLLEQGKTLSEAERELLGFSHGEIGRILLDKWKLPRNLVETVHYHHQPEASTYSPRETLTVYLADSISNQFGFSLEREKPNDDPAAFSRRLQRLGLDPQWPEQQRDEIVALAENVNAILTEL from the coding sequence ATGCTGGCTTTTATTTTTGATCCTAACCTTGAATCGGCTGAGGAAATCGCCCGGGTTATTAGTCAAACAGGTCTCAAAACCCGCATAATAAAATCATTGGCGGAATTCATCAGCTCTCTACAAGCGGAAATTCCCAAGCTTATCATCTGCGAAGCCATCGTCAGGGGCTACGATGACTTTATTCTGCTTGAGCATATCAAGAAGGATAGGCAGCTACACCAAATTCCGGTAATCATCACTACCAGCCAGGCCACGCGGGAGAATATTCTCCGCGCTCGCAAGCTGGGCGCAGACGGTTTCATCACCAAACCTTTCGACAAAGCTAACCTGATCAAACAAATCAAATTGGCCCTTAATATCCGCGACCTTAATAATACAGAATTTACTTCCGTCCAGATTGGCAAAAAGCTCGGAACCCAGCACAAGCTGTCCTTGAAAACCATCAACGATGAACGCCTGAAAAGCCAGCTTATGCAGAAAATCGAAGAGATTCCTTCCCTTCCGGCGATCGTCTACAAGATTATTGCGCTGGTTAACAGCGATAAATCAAACGCTTCCGACTTCGAAGCGATTCTCGCCCGGGACCAGGCCTTGACGGCGCGGATGCTGCGCATGGCCAACTCATCTTTTTACAGCTTGTCACGCAAGGTTTCCAGCATCAGCGAAGCCGTGGTATACCTGGGACACAACACCATCCGCAGCCTGGTTCTCGGGGTATCAACTTCATCTATTTTTAAACACAGCCTGCCCGTCTACGACTACCAACGTGACGGCCTTTGGCAGCATGCCAACATCGTGGCCTCACTCTCAAAAAAAATCGCGGCGGCGGCCCATTTAACCTCGGAAGGAATCGAGAACTGCTATGTCTCCGGGCTTATGCACGATATCGGCAAGCTCATTCTGGGGCCCTTTATTCAGAAAGAAAGTAAAAATCTGACCTTACTTCTCGAACAGGGGAAAACCCTAAGCGAAGCCGAACGTGAGCTTTTGGGCTTTTCACACGGTGAAATCGGACGTATTCTGCTGGACAAATGGAAACTGCCGAGAAATCTGGTCGAAACCGTCCATTACCATCACCAGCCGGAAGCCAGTACTTATTCACCGAGAGAAACGTTGACCGTCTATTTGGCCGATTCGATCAGCAACCAGTTCGGTTTTTCTCTGGAACGGGAAAAACCGAACGATGATCCTGCCGCTTTCAGCCGCCGCCTGCAACGACTCGGCCTGGATCCGCAGTGGCCGGAACAACAAAGAGATGAAATTGTCGCCTTGGCTGAAAACGTGAATGCCATACTGACTGAGCTCTAA
- a CDS encoding thioesterase, translating to MERIKIELPEPNKFIFTTTIMPRISDINYGNHLGHDHLVSLLHEVRLRFLTKHGFSEKDTGGCGIILADLAVIYKAEVCYGETLTVDLALLDPSRVGCTFMYWVKRKGDEKEVARATTGIVFFNYTTRKVCGLPEVFRRLF from the coding sequence ATGGAACGGATAAAAATCGAGCTTCCGGAACCGAATAAATTTATTTTCACAACCACTATCATGCCGCGGATCAGTGATATCAATTATGGCAACCACCTGGGCCATGATCACCTGGTAAGCTTGCTGCATGAGGTCCGTCTGCGTTTTTTGACGAAACATGGTTTCAGCGAAAAAGATACCGGAGGTTGCGGCATAATTCTCGCTGATCTGGCAGTCATCTACAAGGCCGAGGTCTGCTACGGCGAAACCCTGACCGTCGATCTTGCCCTGCTCGACCCCTCACGCGTCGGCTGCACATTCATGTACTGGGTAAAAAGAAAGGGAGATGAAAAGGAAGTGGCCAGAGCCACTACCGGAATCGTTTTTTTTAATTACACCACCCGCAAAGTATGCGGCCTTCCGGAAGTTTTCAGACGGCTGTTTTAA
- the selB gene encoding selenocysteine-specific translation elongation factor: protein MDGGKSGYKMAEKHIVLGTAGHVDHGKTTLVKALTGTDTDRLAEEKKRGITIELGFAHLRLPSGQLLGVIDVPGHERFIKNMVAGACGIDLVMLLVAADEGVMPQTREHFDVCRLLGISRGLVVISKCDTVEEELLDLVKEEISELTAGSFLAEAPVIPVSALTGAGLGDLLAALDEIAATVIEKPDSGTFRLSVDRAFVIKGFGTVVTGTVASGSLGLGEMVTIVPAGLNSRVRSLQAYGEEREQVFAGERAAINLQGLEKSEIERGEVLARPQTVLSTSMVDLYYSHLDGASAALPARTKMLVHCGTAALMGTVVVLDGREIEPGASGYVQVRLETPAVVVYGDRMVLRSFARRETVGGGIIINPCPAKHRLKEYLQLLPDLERLRAAQPADVVATLVRQAGVVGLPLARLKACLNLSAKALTKVLDELLARRELVRFDNEKQLFIGGENFTGLEEQIVSLVADYHRREALRDGMAKEEVRSRLELSAPLFHALLLRLTKNDRLVVDKDLLRTPGHRVRLEVDTDKLKARLLDLYRRAGLAFPDYASLPVVLGAEESEIKPLLNMLIKEGGLLKVRDGIFITPESYEKMRSLVVNFINTHGGMTTQEFKSQIDLSRKYIIPLFEYLDQRKVTARKGEARILLQN from the coding sequence ATGGACGGGGGTAAATCAGGGTATAAAATGGCAGAAAAGCATATTGTTCTGGGAACTGCGGGTCATGTTGACCATGGTAAAACCACCCTGGTCAAAGCTTTGACCGGGACCGATACCGATCGGCTTGCCGAGGAAAAAAAACGCGGGATCACCATCGAACTGGGTTTTGCTCATTTACGCCTGCCCAGCGGTCAGCTTCTGGGTGTGATAGATGTTCCCGGGCATGAGCGTTTTATCAAGAATATGGTGGCCGGAGCCTGTGGCATTGATCTGGTTATGTTGTTGGTGGCGGCCGACGAAGGAGTCATGCCGCAAACCCGTGAACATTTTGATGTCTGCCGCTTGCTTGGCATCAGCAGAGGCCTCGTGGTGATCAGCAAGTGTGATACCGTGGAGGAAGAGCTGCTTGATCTGGTCAAGGAGGAGATTTCGGAGCTTACGGCAGGTAGTTTTTTGGCAGAGGCTCCCGTGATTCCGGTCTCGGCGCTAACCGGGGCCGGTCTTGGAGATTTATTGGCGGCCCTTGACGAGATTGCGGCCACGGTGATTGAAAAACCTGATTCCGGAACCTTTCGTCTGTCGGTTGATCGGGCTTTTGTGATCAAAGGATTTGGCACCGTTGTCACCGGAACGGTTGCTTCAGGGTCTCTGGGCCTGGGAGAAATGGTGACAATTGTACCTGCCGGCTTAAACAGCAGAGTCCGCAGCCTTCAGGCTTACGGCGAGGAGAGAGAACAGGTTTTTGCTGGTGAACGGGCGGCAATCAACCTGCAGGGCTTGGAAAAATCAGAAATTGAACGCGGCGAAGTCTTGGCTCGACCACAAACCGTGCTGTCGACATCGATGGTTGATCTTTATTATAGTCATCTAGACGGGGCTTCGGCCGCGCTGCCAGCCCGGACTAAAATGCTGGTTCATTGCGGAACTGCGGCCTTGATGGGAACCGTGGTCGTTCTGGACGGTCGCGAGATTGAGCCGGGAGCCTCCGGTTATGTGCAGGTGCGTCTGGAAACGCCGGCGGTTGTGGTTTACGGCGATCGCATGGTCTTGCGCAGTTTTGCCCGCCGGGAAACGGTGGGAGGGGGGATAATCATCAATCCCTGCCCGGCGAAACATCGGCTCAAGGAATATTTACAGCTGTTGCCCGATCTTGAACGTCTGCGGGCGGCGCAACCCGCGGACGTGGTGGCTACGCTGGTCAGGCAGGCTGGGGTTGTAGGTTTGCCCCTGGCCCGGCTCAAGGCTTGTCTCAATCTTTCCGCAAAAGCTTTGACCAAGGTTCTCGACGAGCTTCTTGCCCGTCGTGAGTTGGTGCGTTTCGACAATGAAAAGCAGCTGTTTATCGGTGGTGAAAATTTTACTGGGCTGGAGGAGCAAATTGTTTCTCTGGTGGCGGATTATCATCGGCGTGAAGCTTTACGTGATGGGATGGCCAAGGAAGAAGTCAGATCCCGGCTGGAGTTATCGGCCCCCTTGTTTCATGCCTTGTTGTTGCGTCTGACTAAAAACGATCGCCTGGTAGTCGATAAGGATCTTTTACGCACCCCGGGTCATCGCGTCAGGTTGGAGGTTGATACTGACAAATTGAAAGCCCGTCTCCTGGACCTCTACCGGCGGGCCGGCTTGGCTTTTCCCGACTATGCTTCATTGCCTGTTGTGCTCGGAGCGGAAGAATCTGAAATTAAACCACTCTTGAACATGCTGATTAAAGAGGGCGGGCTGCTGAAGGTTCGGGATGGCATTTTCATTACACCGGAGTCTTACGAAAAAATGCGTTCCCTAGTCGTGAATTTTATCAATACACATGGCGGTATGACCACGCAGGAATTTAAATCTCAGATTGATCTCAGCCGAAAATATATTATTCCTCTTTTTGAATATCTTGACCAGCGCAAGGTCACGGCCCGTAAGGGGGAAGCCAGAATCCTTCTCCAGAACTGA
- a CDS encoding TlyA family RNA methyltransferase: MIKERIDTLLVQRGLTVSRERARALILAGKVVCNERLIDKAGTRVALDAELRLKGEDLPFVGRGGLKLEAALKAFPVQVAGRTAVDIGASTGGFTDCLLKHGARRVYAVDVGYGQLDWSLRRDERVVVMERTNIRHSVKTDFPESLDLAVLDLSFISLTKVLPTVALLLPAAAPVVALLKPQFEVGKGEIGKGGIVRHEKKRLAALDRVVDFAENHGFVLRQKIASPILGQKGNVEYLLFLTKC; encoded by the coding sequence GTGATTAAAGAACGTATCGATACCCTGTTGGTTCAGCGCGGTCTGACCGTCAGCCGGGAGCGGGCCCGGGCTTTGATTCTTGCCGGTAAAGTGGTTTGCAACGAGCGCCTGATTGATAAGGCCGGCACGCGAGTGGCGCTTGATGCCGAGCTCAGACTTAAGGGCGAGGACTTGCCTTTCGTTGGTCGCGGAGGATTGAAGCTGGAGGCGGCGCTGAAGGCCTTTCCCGTACAGGTCGCCGGAAGGACGGCGGTCGATATCGGCGCTTCCACGGGGGGCTTTACCGACTGCCTCCTGAAACATGGAGCGCGGCGAGTATATGCCGTCGATGTCGGTTATGGACAGCTTGACTGGTCGCTGCGCCGTGATGAGCGGGTGGTGGTGATGGAGCGAACCAATATCCGCCACAGCGTCAAGACTGATTTTCCCGAGTCTCTAGACTTGGCGGTACTGGATCTTTCCTTTATTTCCCTGACCAAGGTTTTGCCGACGGTCGCTTTGTTGTTGCCGGCCGCCGCTCCGGTCGTAGCCCTGTTAAAACCTCAGTTTGAAGTAGGTAAGGGCGAGATCGGCAAGGGTGGAATTGTTCGGCATGAGAAAAAACGCCTGGCGGCACTGGATAGGGTCGTCGATTTTGCCGAAAACCATGGTTTTGTGCTGCGGCAAAAGATTGCCTCGCCGATTCTCGGGCAGAAGGGTAACGTCGAATATCTGCTTTTTCTGACCAAATGTTAA
- a CDS encoding DUF1858 domain-containing protein yields MSITAETPIRDLLTKYPKAAEVFAAKGMVCLGCAASMFETVAEGAAAHGIEVEALLVEMNQAIGQ; encoded by the coding sequence ATGAGTATTACGGCTGAAACACCTATTCGTGATTTATTAACTAAATATCCGAAAGCAGCGGAAGTGTTCGCCGCCAAAGGAATGGTCTGCCTAGGCTGCGCGGCCTCGATGTTTGAAACCGTAGCCGAGGGCGCGGCGGCGCATGGAATTGAGGTCGAAGCCTTATTGGTCGAGATGAATCAGGCCATCGGCCAATAA
- a CDS encoding Rne/Rng family ribonuclease, with the protein MSAELIVNVTEGEVRVALLENGTLAELFYERDRGLGIVGNIYNGRVVKVLPGMDAAFVDIGLDKAAFLYIADVRSEEDIATFLPADENVVVDEEFALGDGELDEALPAPQIEDLLQEGQDILVQVSREPMGSKGARITTYNSLPGRYLVLLPTVDHVGISRKIEDDVERQRLKDLVAGIKPAGMGLIVRTVSEGKDETALQHDLNFLLRLWDNIKHKKEKTKSLNLVYQDLRLVQRIIRDLYSDEIDRLVVDSDECYHDLKEFISVYFPDLHCEIERYTGIQPIFQAYDIEIEVNKSLEQKVWLKSGGYIVIESTEALTAIDVNTGRFVGKKNLEDTILKTNLEAAKEIAFQLRLRNIGGIIIIDFIDMENRSHRERVNAALEEALKRDKAKSNVLKISELGLVEMTRERVRNSISRMLCDPCPYCEGRGIVKSKSTVTYEIVRELKSYGYDLDVKELIVMVNSELADYIYDNESLSLDNLEYAMRKKITLKKVDHFQWEEYEIIARI; encoded by the coding sequence ATGTCGGCAGAACTGATTGTCAATGTAACCGAAGGAGAGGTTAGGGTCGCTTTGCTGGAAAACGGGACTCTGGCCGAACTCTTTTATGAACGCGATCGTGGTCTGGGAATCGTGGGGAATATCTATAACGGTCGAGTCGTCAAAGTCCTGCCGGGGATGGATGCTGCGTTTGTCGATATCGGTCTTGACAAGGCCGCTTTTCTCTATATTGCCGATGTGCGCAGTGAAGAGGATATCGCGACCTTTCTTCCCGCAGATGAAAATGTGGTCGTCGACGAGGAATTCGCCCTGGGAGATGGTGAATTGGATGAAGCTTTGCCGGCGCCGCAGATTGAGGATTTGCTGCAGGAGGGGCAGGACATCCTGGTGCAGGTTTCGCGAGAGCCCATGGGAAGCAAGGGGGCCCGGATCACCACCTACAATTCGCTGCCGGGTCGCTATCTGGTCTTGTTACCGACCGTCGACCATGTCGGTATCTCCAGGAAAATTGAGGATGATGTCGAGCGGCAACGGCTTAAGGATTTGGTTGCTGGGATCAAACCCGCAGGCATGGGGCTGATTGTCAGAACCGTCAGCGAAGGCAAGGATGAAACCGCCCTGCAGCATGATCTTAATTTTCTCCTCAGACTCTGGGACAATATCAAGCATAAAAAAGAAAAGACCAAATCCCTTAATCTGGTGTATCAGGATCTGCGTTTGGTACAACGGATTATCCGTGATCTTTATTCCGACGAAATCGACCGGCTGGTGGTTGATTCGGATGAATGCTATCATGACCTTAAAGAGTTTATCTCAGTGTATTTCCCTGATCTGCATTGTGAAATTGAACGTTACACCGGTATCCAGCCGATTTTTCAGGCCTACGATATTGAAATAGAGGTTAATAAATCGCTTGAACAAAAAGTCTGGTTGAAATCAGGGGGCTACATTGTCATTGAGTCAACCGAGGCTCTGACCGCAATCGATGTTAACACCGGTCGCTTTGTCGGCAAGAAAAATCTTGAGGATACGATTCTCAAGACCAATCTTGAAGCGGCCAAGGAAATTGCTTTTCAGTTGCGCCTGCGTAATATCGGCGGCATTATTATCATCGATTTCATTGACATGGAGAATCGCAGTCATCGTGAACGAGTCAATGCCGCCTTGGAAGAAGCTTTGAAGCGGGACAAGGCCAAATCCAATGTCCTTAAGATTTCTGAGCTTGGTCTGGTGGAAATGACCAGAGAGCGGGTCAGGAACAGTATCTCACGAATGCTCTGCGACCCCTGTCCCTATTGTGAGGGGCGCGGCATCGTCAAATCCAAATCGACGGTTACCTATGAGATTGTGCGCGAGCTCAAAAGTTATGGTTATGACCTTGATGTCAAAGAACTGATAGTTATGGTTAATTCTGAACTGGCGGACTATATCTATGATAATGAGAGCCTTTCCCTGGACAATCTGGAATATGCCATGCGCAAAAAAATTACCTTGAAAAAGGTTGATCATTTTCAGTGGGAAGAATATGAGATTATCGCCCGGATATAA